A genomic region of Bactrocera dorsalis isolate Fly_Bdor chromosome 3, ASM2337382v1, whole genome shotgun sequence contains the following coding sequences:
- the LOC105229182 gene encoding uncharacterized protein LOC105229182 — protein MGGSRSYSVSSTSSVASSTSGNYSEYSAAGSEERCKATKLVYSRIASQRIATATGAAGTRGGVGVMAPQTNPQQQQQQPKVQRARSQRIMCRCCLSEQQPATRQSLGSCSEQELDEDEAAHLEFVPLDTLAMVDLSDDRFAAATSASTGDSYKPALSRTSPAKGNKVNSMSTTNPANNNSRTGSSSSGGSSSTTTSSISSTLLDCLNACAHIGASLADNELPQHICLDCCHTLEMCCEFIRCVRNADKILRRRCALPVKRVRQQQQQHYWQQRQAAGMPAVSTDVYGEEGPAAKRRRRREEKVSQEQRLSVARAGVSAKSLGNNTPKSISLPKSLATSTSAALAVTSTPKSSSAEKDELLDISKALDGVESSFVRSFDSGIEVDEDLCSVKSSDCSANEYPLRCHLAKYEGYTYVVAETLSHDLERFHRSGRPQASAGGGAAAAAVAATTPATYKCGFCIFECSVRQELNKHLQMHLGPPQHGCRKCNFVGHFKFLLAQHMRNVHHCALEGQEVNQKSAERGGGDIARGYQGVGVGAAAESPKYHCHLCAECFVNYDGLQQHRKSHKVFCKCTMCTFKSSTRENVLEHMAKEHKVLVERRLSVKYIPLQRINAQHMQELTPTKTISVATESKFIPKDNKYRKHLCQFCGKCFDRRFHLLKHEYGVHRIEIEQTNSDVDVVIRTKLPSYGAGGNSNKHTKLKYLRQRNAVQAARQQRYIEDLALLDEQQPGQDISNKFQCEICMAVFMFNFELKYHMRTHKTSTHTQTTVGRDLADKHAATPPPTLSSAAVAAAAAVIVQPELTNVTVKECAEITVENRETTDNGEGDAESDDDVEVEGDGDVEVEGDGDVEGEGDADADGDGDADDETLKFTPDISHNIDATLTGLSDGVDLDLMALVAPQTSPLDSLDASPASSNNSFDINYDDQLYLNDFDLGLLDCSGVFAGF, from the exons agcagccgaaAGTACAACGGGCGCGGTCACAGCGTATTATGTGTCGCTGTTGCCTATCGGAACAACAGCCGGCGACGCGTCAGTCGTTGGGATCGTGCTCCGAACAGGAGCTGGACGAGGATGAGGCCGCGCACTTGGAGTTTGTGCCTTTGGACACCTTGGCCATGGTGGATTTGAGCGACGATAGGTTTGCAGCTGCGACGTCAGCGTCCACTGGTGACTCATACAAGCCAGCGTTGAGCAGGACATCCCCGGCCAAAGGCAATAAAGTCAATAGTATGTCAACAACAAAcccagccaacaacaacagccgcaCTGGCAGCAGTAGTAGTGGTGGTAGTAGTAGTACTACTACTAGTAGTATCAGCAGCACTCTGCTCGACTGTTTGAATGCTTGTGCGCACATAGGCGCTTCACTGGCGGACAATGAACTGCCTCAGCACATCTGTCTTGACTGCTGTCACACGCTGGAGATGTGCTGCGAGTTCATACGTTGCGTACGGAATGCGGACAAAATTCTACGCAGACGCTGCGCGCTGCCGGTAAAACGGGTgcgacagcagcaacaacaacattattgGCAGCAACGCCAAGCAGCGGGCATGCCGGCTGTCAGCACTGACGTTTATGGCGAGGAGGGGCCGGCTGCGAAACGTAGGCGGCGTCGCGAAGAG AAAGTGTCGCAAGAACAGCGCTTGAGTGTCGCTCGTGCCGGCGTCAGTGCAAAAAGTCTCGGCAACAACACGCCCAAGTCAATATCCTTGCCGAAGTCGTTGGCGACGTCGACGTCGGCAGCGTTGGCAGTGACGTCAACGCCAAAGTCATCGTCAGCTGAGAAGG ATGAATTGTTGGACATTAGCAAAGCATTGGACGGCGTGGAGAGCAGCTTTGTGCGCTCATTTGACAGTGGCATTGAAGTTGACGAAGACTTGTGTTCGGTCAAATCGAGCGATTGCAGCGCGAATGAGTATCCGCTACGCTGCCATCTGGCGAAGTATGAAGGCTACACTTATGTGGTCGCCGAAACGCTTTCACATGATCTCGAACGCTTCCACAGAAGTGGCCGACCGCAGGCGTCTGCTGGAGGCggtgctgctgccgctgctgttgcCGCCACCACGCCAGCGACTTACAAATGCGGTTTCTGCATATTTGAGTGCAGCGTGCGGCAGGAGTTGAACAAACACTTGCAAATGCATTTGG GCCCGCCACAGCACGGCTGCCGCAAGTGCAATTTCGTTGGACACTTCAAGTTTCTACTGGCGCAGCATATGCGTAATGTACACCACTGCGCCTTGGAGGGACAAGAAG tcAATCAAAAATCTGCCGAACGGGGTGGCGGCGATATCGCACGCGGTTACCAGGGTGTCGGCGTCGGCGCGGCAGCGGAGAGCCCCAAATATCATTGCCATTTATGTGCAGAATGTTTTGTCAATTATGATGGCTTGCAACAGCACCGAAAATCGCACAAAG TGTTTTGCAAATGCACCATGTGTACGTTCAAGAGTTCGACGCGCGAGAATGTTTTGGAGCATATGGCCAAAGAGCACAAGGTGCTGGTGGAGCGGCGCTTAAGCG tGAAATATATACCGCTCCAACGAATCAACGCTCAACACATGCAAGAGCTTACGCCCACAAAAACTATAAGCGTCGCTACGGAATCGAAATTTATACCAAAGGACAATAAATACCGCAAACATTTGTGCCAATTTTGTG GCAAGTGCTTCGACCGACGCTTCCATTTGCTCAAGCACGAGTATGGCGTGCATCGCATCGAAATCGAACAGACGAATAGCGATGTTGATGTCGTGATCCGCACGAAATTACCCAGCTACGGTGCTGGTGGCAACTCTAACAAGCACACGAAGCTCAAGTATTTGCGACAACGCAACGCCGTGCAGGCGGCACGTCAACAACGTTACATCGAAGATCTCGCGCTGCTGGACGAACAGCAGCCAGGACAGGATATtagcaataaatttcaatgtgAAATCTGCATGGCagtatttatgtttaatttcgAATTGAAATatcacatgcgcacacataagACCAGCACACACACGCAGACCACGGTCGGTAGGGACTTAGCTGATAAGCACGCTGCCACGCCTCCGCCAACATTATCAagtgctgctgttgctgcagcCGCCGCCGTTATTGTACAACCTGAGCTAACAAACGTAACTGTTAAGGAATGTGCGGAGATAACGGTGGAAAATCGTGAAACTACTGACAACGGCGAGGGCGATGCGGAAAGTGATGACGATGTTGAAGTTGAAGGCGATGGTGATGTTGAAGTTGAAGGTGATGGTGATGTTGAAGGTGAAGGTGATGCTGATGCTGATGGTGATGGCGATGCCGACGATGAGACTTTAAAGTTCACGCCTGACATCTCACATAATATCGACGCCACGTTGACCGGCTTGTCCGATGGCGTTGATTTGGATTTGATGGCTTTGGTGGCGCCGCAAACGTCACCGCTGGATTCGCTGGATGCTAGTCCGGCCAGCAGCAATAATAGTTTCGATATCAACTATGATGATCAATTGTATTTGAATGATTTCGATTTGGGTCTGTTGGATTGCAGTGGCGTGTTCGCGGGATTCTaa